The Dyadobacter sp. 676 DNA window CCTTTGGCGATAATCCTCTTTTCGAATTTTTCCGGGCCTGTCTTCTGGGCAGTACAGGGTTGGTTCAAAAGCAAGAAATGAAATGCGATCAGGCAGATCGGGCGAAAAAATGGCATAGTCAGATTCGGAACTCGTTGAAAATGGTCCCAGGCCCCTAGAAAATTATGCCAGCTTAGGCATAACGATCATAGCCAACCACGCCATGCATACGTTTTTTAAGCGAAAAGCCGACCTTGTCAGGTCGGTAGATTTGGGAATGTATGCGCTGGCGAGGCGCCGGTAACTGGCCCGGACGTCCTCCATATCCTCCGAAATGCTGAAAATAATGATCGGGACCAGTGCAAGTTTGCGCTGCGAATAAAACTGCCTGATGTTGCTGAGAAGCTGCAATCCCTGGGAGCGGTCGGGCAGGTACAGGTCCAGAACAATCAGTCCGACGGGCGGAGCGGCACCATGGTAAGCCGATTCGAGGTAAGCCATGGCTGTCGACGCGGAATCGGCATGAGCCGGTTTTAATTCCTGCGGCATTTTCGACCAGGCGGGCCGCATTAAGTTCCAATGGTCTTTATTGTCTTCTATTACCAGCACGCCTTTGGGTTTGGTTTGCGGCCATTTGTATGTGGCCTCGCCTGGCAGGCAGTTGTCGGCCTGCAGATAGGTGAGCGTTACCGCACAGGCGATGCGCTGGTAGTCGGACATCGAAACCGGTTTGACCAGGTAAGCGTTGGCACCGGCCGTGTAAGCGGCGGCGATTGTGCGGGCGTCGGAGCTGGTGGAAAAGATCGCAACGGGAATATGCGAGGTAGCCGGATTCGAACGGAGCTTAACCAGTGCTTCCATTCCGCTTACCCGCGGCATATTGATATCCAGCAGGATCACCGACGGCGCATCTGCCTCCAGATGAGCAGGTAGCCGACTGAGCAATTGCTCGCCGTCGCTGAACTCGAAGATCGTACACCCAAGGGAAATATTTTCCAGGGCGTCCCTGATAAGCATCCTGTCATCTTCGTCGTCATCGACCAGATAAACAACGTTTTTGTTTCGTTGCTGCATGTATAATTGTTTAACCACTAGCCAGCCTTGATGAAAAGCCGTTACACAAAGGTACCGCTAACCGGCGAAAGAATGGCTTACAAGAGTAAAAATGTGGTAACATTCAAATAACGACCGCCGCGCATATAGACCGGAACGTGGCATGGCTTTTGCACATATTCGTATATAACCCGCCCGGTAAGCAGGCGGTGTGCGAAATCCTCTGATGACAAACCAGTTCGATAAACATGCAAAAAATTGATTCTGAATCGCTGACACATATTACAGAATACCTTTTTAACCGGCGGGAGGCCATACTCAATAACTGGCGGATGGCCTGTGAAAATGATGACAAACTGAGCAAAGTCTCCTCGCTCACGCGTCAGGAATTCAATAACCTGATGCCGGTTATTCTGGACATCCTCGAACAGCGCCTGCTGGGATTGCCGCCGCAGGAGGACCTTTCGTATGTGGCCGGCGGGCATGGCCTGCACCGATGGCATAAGGCGTTGGCCCTGATCGAAACAATGCGGGAACTGAACCACCTTTCGGAGATTCTGTACCGGGAGCTGGAAACTTACGAGGAACTGTTCGCCGATACCGACAAATCGTTGCTCCTTTACGTTCACCGTGAGATCACTTCGGTTCTTCAGGAAACATTTACGGCCAGCGTGCAAAAGTACGACGAGTTGCAACGGTTGCATGCCGCCGGACGGCTGACGACCCTCGAAAGTGCGCTCGAAACAATGAACGAACTGGCCAGGGAGCGCGGGAATATACTCAGAAAGTCATCGCACGACCTGCGCGGAAGCGTGAGCATCGCTTCCTCGGCGGCTACCTTGCTGCAATTACAGGAGCTCACCGATGACGACCGGCAAATGTACCTGGAAATGCTCAACCGGAACCTTGCCAATGTGCAGTCGATGCTCACCGAGCTGATGGACTTGTCCAGATTGGAATCCGGGCAGGAAGCGTTGCAAATCGGGCCGGTGGATGTCAGCCAGCTCCTTCGGGAACTGGTAGAAGGGGCGCAGGGCATGGCCCGCGAACATCGGATCATCCTGAAAGTGGATGGCCCTGATTCGCTGACAGTGCAGACCGACAGCACCAAACTTCGCCGCATCGCACAGAATCTGCTGGTCAATGCATTGTCTTACAGTAGCCTGGATTCGGACAAGAAGGGCATCGTTTCTGTTTCCTGGTCCTTGCAGGGAAGCTACCATTGGGTGTTAAGTATCCAGGATTCGGGGCCGGGAATATCGGGTGCTGTCACGAAGGTTTTGTCGGAACAGCTCAGGCCGACGGTCGAGTCGACGGCCGTGCTGGGCCCGGACCTGGCCGAGCCGGATCAGGTATTGCCGGTCAATATTCCGGAAATCCCGTCCGGCGAAGAGCTGGAGGCGATGTCGGAGGCCGCACCGCGAGGCGAAGGTGTGGGCCTGCAGATCGTGAAGCACTTGTGCAATATGTTGCATGCAAACCTGGAAGTGGAAACCCAGCCAGGCCGCGGTACGTTGTTCCGTGTACGAATGCCGGTTAGTTTTCCTGCAAACAAATAGGAGAGGGTTGGTAGGGTAAGCTCGCTGCTGCGTTAATTATACAGTAACAAGGGTTGGTATGAAAGCGAAAAAGTCGTCGAAGATCACTTTGTCCGTTATCATGGCGGTTCAGGGCTGTTACTACCTGGTAACCGGCTTTTGGCCGATCATACACCTCAGAAGTTTCATGTGGGCCACCGGAGATAAAACCGATATCTGGCTGGTTAAAATGGTCGGCTTGCTTTCAGGTGCCATCGGGGCTACGCTGCTGCTTTCGAAAAAATCCGGCAAGCGTACGGGGACTGCCCTCGGCATTTTCTCTGCCCTGGCATTTGCGGTTATCGATATTTACTATGCAGCGTCGGAAGTTATTTCGCCGGTTTACCTGTACGACGCTGCTTTGCAATTAATTTTTGTCGCATTTTACCTGCTCAGGCAAAATGCACGGTGATTAGTCAACCCGATGGTGGCCACTGCAAGACTGCTCCGGCGGGGGTCAATGCCGGGCAACGGCCAACTTATTGAGGCTCACATTGAGTTCGACGACATTTTTGACGCCCAGTTTCCCGTAAATTTTCCGTTTGTAAAAACCGACGGAGTTGGGCTTGATGCCCGCAATCGATGCGATTTCAAACCTCGATTTGTTCTCAGCCAAAAGATCTGCGATCAGTCGTTCGCGGGCCGTCATCTCGTTCTCCTGGTATGACGGAATAAGGTGGGCAAGTAAAATCTGTTGCAGATCGTTGCTGACAAACCGCGTTTTAGGCTCGCATACTTTCAGGCCGGTACGAATTTCTTCGAGTTTTGCTTTGTTTGAAAAAACTCCGTTTACCCCTATACGCAGTAGCGGAAATACCTGTCGTGGATCACCGCCTAACCATGCGATGATAAAAGTTCCCGGATTCGACTCACGGAATTTCATGATTCCGCTAAAGTCCTTGCCGCCGTTGACAGTTATATCCAAAACCAGCAAATTGATATCGTTTGTCATCGCCAGGTCGGTTGCCTGCTTTACGGTGCCGGTTTCCAGGACCCAGGCGCCGGGACAATTTTCTTCGAGAATCACCCGCATGCCCAGGGCAAACAGAAGGTTCTCGGTCACGATTAGCGTAGTCATGAGCGAAATGCTGATTGGTTAAGTGTGTGAATACCAGTCTGGCCGTGAACGGTAAGACCGAGAGGTATGCCCGGGGCCGTGGGGGCGCCGGGCATAATCGGTATCAGGTTACTTTGTAATGCCTAGCTTGCAGGTTTTGACGGTGCCGTCGCGTAGGGTCAGGCTTACCACATACAAGCCGGGCTGCAGCCCACGGACATCGATTCCGTCACCCGACAATTGCTTTTGTGCCAGTACCTGTCTGCCCGAAGAATTGTACAAAACAACCTGTTTTAGCTGTGTATAGTTTTTGAAAAACAATTTTTCCGAAACAGGATTTGGATACGGTTCCAGACTCACCGCATCATCGAATGCCAGGCTACGTATTACACTATACGCGAAGGTTCCGTCTCTGTCTACCATTCTGAGCCGGTACAGGTTTTCTCCTTCCACGGGGCTCGCATGCGAAAACCGGTAACCTTTCAGCACACTGCTTTCGCCGGTGGCCGCAACAGTGCCGATTGCATGCCATTTTTTTCCGTTAATGCTGTGCTGCACCTCGAAATAGTCGCTGTTTGTTTCCTCGGTTGTTTCCCAGGTAAGGATGCTCGTCGTACCTTCTTTTTTGCCATTGAAACTAATAAGTTTTACAGGTAATGGAGGCGTGCGTCCGATTCCAATGGCCGTGATACCGGCGATCATAGTGCCTTCCAGGATGCTGTTCTCGGTATTCCCGCTGGCGTAGCTGTTGCCGGCATAAGGTGCAGTGCCGGTACTCAGATTCATCCACTGGCTTCCGTTCCAACCCACCAGCCGCAATTCCCCCGCCTGCGCAAAACCTGTCATGTCCGGGATGGACACTTTGATATTCAAGCCTTCACCGGTTCCTGTCGCCGGCGTTACCGGTTCCGTGGTAATGGTGTTCCCGGCAATCCAGTCCCACTGCCCAACCGGACTTACCGCCTGCAGTCCCGTCGCAAAAGAGGCAATCGGGTGTTGAGCGGGCGTCCCCGACGGGTCGGTGGTAGATGTGGGGTCTCCGGCAATCCAGGCGACACTGTAATGGTCGGTGGCTGCCGCGGGTGCGCTGATTTCGAGCGTGCGGATATCCGTGCCGCTTCCGACCGGAAAAACAAACGCATCGTCCCCGATCTTGCTCACGTAACCGTCTACGTGCTGACTGTCGGTGTTACCTCCGGTGTAACTGGCTCCATCCTCAAACCGCAGTGCGCCAAGCTGATGGGCAGTCCGGATCGTCGTTGTAATCCCATTCGAGAACGTGGCTAAACTTCTTACATTTGCACCGTCCGAATTAGTAATCTCGATCAATTGTCCTGCTCCGTTGATCAGTTCCAGGTTAAAGAAATAAGGACGTACGCTCCCACCTATTTCCTGGGCCCCGGTGGTTCCCAATGGCCCCATGAATTTGTCGATGTGTCCTCCGCTGGCATTATAAACGCCGTCGTTCATGAACGTCTGCGACGACGGCCCATGGTGCTCGAAAACACCGTTGTTAAGCCCATCAAAAACGCCCGTAGACGCGTTGAACCATTGATTCTCCCAATCGCTGATCAGCCCGCCATCGTTCGTGACGGTCCCTGCGTTGTATAACTGCGCGAGCGCTACATGGCGGCACAGCATCGTCAGCAGGCAGCATATAAAAATTCTTTTCATAGTTTCCTGTTGATGCTGGTTATAGGATTTTTGTCAACGCCAGTTGTGTTCCGGTAGAGATATTGTAATTCGTGCCTACGAGGACGTTACCTCCTTGTCCCCACCCTAATTGAAAAATAAAGGTTCTCGGCGTCGTGATGGTCGTTACATACTGGATGGTAACACCGAAGTTTGAAGCACCTCCGAAATTACCTATTGTATTTCCGTGAATTCTTTTCGATCCAGCGTTATTGATGGGAAAATCGTAAAAGAAACTGTGGTTTGGCTTCAAGCCGTCACCCGTGGTGCTCGCATCACCCCCTGCATAGTCTCCCTCGATGACCATCTGCACAAGATAAGTACCGGCAGGGACAGTAATGGCATTGCTCGACTCATCATAACTGGCGCCGGGTATTGTATTGGCCTTCAATACGTCCGAAGCGAGAAGGCTCGACGTACCGTTTGCTCCTTTTGCCATATTGTTCGAAGCTGTTTTTTCCACCACGAGCATCTGCGGCTTCGCTACGTCGTACTTAAAGGCCCACCAGTTACCGTTGCTGTACGAGAATTCCACCGCTTGCCCTGCGGGGACCTGGAAGTTGTTCAGGACGGCTTCGAAGCCACCGGTGGTATTGTTGAAAATCACCAGGCGCTGGCCTGCATTAGGTGCCGCCGGGGCGCTGACGGCGATGGTAGCCGTGGCGGAGCCCGTTAGTTGCACCTGACTGGTATTGGCCGGCACGCTTACGGCGTTGCCGGAGACAGTAAGGACGGTCTCGCGATTGGTAATAGCGCCATTTACGTCCAGCTTTGTGCCAGGCGTAGAAGTTCCGATGCCTACGTTTCCATTTTGTGCAAAGACAGAAGACCCGGCAAGGATCAGACTGGCCAATAGTAATAATTGTCGTTTCATGTGATGAAAGTTTAGTTGGTTAATAAAGAATATGTGTTTTCTGGAGGAACAATCGGGGCTTTCGCCTTCCGGTATTAACTGTGCCTAGTGTGTGTGAATGCCGATCATTTTGAACGTTTATTTTGCTTCATATACTGGTAGTTACTTGCAAAGATATCGTCCCGGCAGGGAGAGTTTATATAGCTAAGTAGCTCACATGCTGTCGAAACACTTCACAGGTTCTATCGTTGTTCTACGCCCGTTGCCGTCGGGTAATATCCATGTCCAAAATGGAGTGATCAATCCGTTTTTCATTTTTGCAAAACGTAACGCGCTTTATATTTTGACTTTGTATTTTTACAATAATTCCGCATAACCTTTCCAGACAATCATACCGACTGTGCACAAAGGAGCTGCTCCCATTCGGATAGCGTTCCGGGGACTGGTAAGCTGAGATTTATAGAATTTATGCGACGTATATTGGAATGTAATTCTATAACCTTTATTAATCAACTTTTGTATACTTGTGTTGGTTACATACAATATAATGCATTGAAAATGCAATTAGTTGTACTAATAGGCTATTCTTTTGTCGAAATAGTTTAACTTTACTACAATTTTTCGATATATTTTCGTACTAAAAGCATGTTTTCAGTTGCTAAAAAAGCCTTCTGTCGATTGTTTACGACATTTGTGTTATAGAATAAATACTATATTTATTCAGGATTTCGAAACCGGGTGGTGATTTGGAAATTCCGGGAGCCAACGGCATGAGCGTATTTAGAGCAGGATATTTAAATATTAATTTTTCATGATACATATGAACAACCCCGAGTACGCAATCATGACAACATACAGCTCCATTTTCAGATACGCCGACGAACACAACTGGGAGGGGTTGGCGAACGCGTTTACCGAAGATGTCGATTTCGATTATCACTCGCTTTCCGGGCAGGCCGCCCAAACCATAAAATCCGCGCAGATCACAGCCAACTGGGCCGCATTTCTCCCCAAATTCAAATTCACCATGCACTATCTTTGCAACCATTTTGTAGAGGTAAACGGGCTGCACGCTACGGCCTTTTGCTACGGACAAGCCATTCATCAGCAGCCCAACGATGAAATCTGGACCGTGTATGGCAAATATTATTTCCGGCTGACCGAAGCGGACGGGCGCTGGAAGGTAAGTGCGATCCGCTACGAGCATAAATATGCACAGGGTAACCTGAACCTTCCCTGATCGCACCGCTAGCTCCCCGCTGCATTTTTTTAATCGCACTGCGTATGCGGTTTGGCTAGCTAGCACTTTGCTATGCCTGTTCATGAAAACCATCGCATTTAAAGGATACCGTTTTTCGCAACACTGCGCTCGGCGCGGTTCAGCTGGGTATGCCGTACGGGATCTCCAATTTGAAAGGCATGCCCGACGACCGCGAGGCCCTGAATATGGCGGCCGGTGCGGAGATCACCACTTTTGATACAGCGCGGCAGTATTCACGGAAGTCGGGATTTAGCGTTATATTTCGTCGAACGTTCGCTCAATGCCATGCAGGTCCGGTATCTTGCTCCATCCCAATCTCTGACCCATCTCGTCAGCGGGATTTTCGTGATCCGCCATGAAAGTACATCGGACTTTACATTACCGCTTTTTGCCAATGGCTCGCCGGCCATCGTATTTCAGACCGCCAGCGCCAAAACGGGTGCGGGCAATGTCGGGAACCTGATGCTACACGGACAGACGATCCGGCCCGACGAGCTGTCGATCAGAGGCGGTTTTACCCTCATTGCATGGTTCCTGCATCCTCATGCACTGAAACCGCTGCTGGGAACCGGTGCAAGCGAACTGACCGACGGCCGAATAGATATCGGTTACCTGGGCAGTGCCAGGGAAGCCGGTCTGGAAGAGCGGCTGCTAAATGCCCCCGACCTCGGGGCACAGCTCCGTCTGATGGAGGAATTTCTGTCGCTTATGTCATTGCCGGACAAATATGAAGTACAACGGGCGACTTTTGCCGCCGCGCAACTTAAAAACAGTCGGGGCCAATATTCGCTGACAACCCTGCAGGACCAGCTGAATATGACCGAGCGTACGATGCAGCGGCTTTTTGAGCATAACGTAGGTATGTCGCCCAAGATGTTCCGCCGCGTGTGCCAGTTCGATGCGGCTTTCCAGCAGCTCAACCGGCTACAATTCGGGAAATTCTCCGATGTCGCGTTTGAACACGGCTATGCCGATCAGAGCCATTTTATCAGGGTCTTTCGCGAGTTTACAGGCCAGACACCGGGAGAGTACCTTGCCAGACGGCAGCAGTACAATCCGGTATCTTAAACATCAGGACCTGGCCGGCCGGTATACGAGGAGCGTCACTCCTTTTTCGAGCGGACGGATCTCGGTCAGATCGAGGCTGACGTTCAAATCCTGGCCGAAGAGTTTGGCCCCGTTTCCCGTAACGTGCGGCTGGACCATGAGCCTGATCTCGTCTATCAGCCCCACATTCAATAATGCATTTACGAGTTTGCCGCTTCCCTGAATGAGGATATTATCGCCCGACTGGTTCTTCAACGCAGTGATTTCTTCCGTCAGGTCGCCGCGCAGAATTTCGGTATTTTGCCAGCCGGCGTGTTCCGTCGTCTGCGAGTACAAATACTTTCTGACTTTATTGAGTTTTTCGGCCACCCCCATTTCGTTGTTTCGGAATGACGACCAGTAGGGGAATAACATTTCATACGTAACGCGGCCGTAAAGCATGGCGTCGCAGTCGGCGATGGTTTCCCGAATGACAGCCGCCCTGCTGTCGCTGTGATAGGGATTGAACCATTCGTTCATAGTGCTTGCGTCGAAAACGCCGTCAAGGGATATCCATTCTGTTACGATGAGCTTTCTCATAATTTCAATAATTGAATAAGTGATTGAATGAGACAAAGCTACCCTGTGCGCAATCGGGAGAATAGAATGGACCCGACAAAACCCCGGCAGGAGCCGCCCCGGGCTCCTTTGAAAAGCCTTTTGAAGTGGCCGATTACCGGTTCCACACGCCTTTTGCCTTTTGATTGATAACCCTGAAATATTGCAGGCACACGGCCGTTGCGCTGATGGCAAGGCAAATGCAGGTTGCCAGGACGATTCCCTTCAGGCCCAGTGTTTTGGAGAGAAGTATGGCCAGTGGAATATTAATGGCCGCGGAAAAAGTGCTGACTATCAACTGTACCCGTATCTTCCCGAGACCATTGACGAAATAGGCAAAGATATTGGAAAACGCTGCAATGGATACGAAGAGGGCCATCGACGCGGAAAGGTCCGCAGGAACCCTTACTTCCTGGCCCACCCAGAGCCGGTAGAGCTGATCGGAGAAATGCAGGCAGAGCAGCAGGCAGGCATTCATCAGCGCCCAAAAGTACAACAGGGTAGTCATCGCCTTTTTTATCCAGGCGTAGTCGCGTTTCACATAGGCTTCTCCGAAGGCAACCCAGTAGGGGGCGATGATCAGGTTCCAGGCGATATTAAACGTGCTGAAAAGCTTGTAGGCGACATTGTAGACTGTTACGTGCTTTGGGCTGAATAGTCTGGATATTAAAATATTGTCGGTGGAGTAGATAACCAGCGCGGCAATCTGGATGACGAAAAACTGCCCTCCAAGCGAAAACAGGTCGCGGATATAGCCTGGATGAAATTGACGGAGCGAGGGGCGGACGGTCCTCAGCTCGCCTGAGAAGAAATAGATGTTGAAACCGAGGGATAGCAGGGCAGGGGCCATCGTCACGAGGATTCCCAGCAATGGTAACCGCAGGGGCGCTTCAACCTCCATATGGCTCAGACCAAAAACAACGGCAAGGGAAAGCAAACTGGCCAGAAAACCATTCAATTGCACGATCGCCGCTTTCTGAAAAGCCAGCAGGACACTGTGAATGGAGTCCAGCACCAGTTTTAACCCGAATATGGTCAGGCAGATCCAGATTAACGTCTTAAGATGAACCTGCTGTTTGTCCACATTGAGTAGGCGATGCCAGTTGATGAAAGGTTGGGCGGCGGAGAATATTCCGATCCCGATTGTGACTACTAGCAGCAGTATCACATAGTGCGTACTGACGAGCCTAACGGCCCGTGGCGCGTCATCCAGCGCCAAAGCCTCTGAAAGCTTGTTTTTCAGGCCGTTGCCCAGGCCGAAATCGAAAAAAGTCGTCCAGCTTAAAACCGAATAGATAACCAGCCACGTGCCGTAAGCGGACTCGGATAAAAATGACAACGACAAGGGGACCATTAAAAGGGACGCGAGCAGCGCGCCACCCTTGTACAGCAGCGAAAATATAATGTTGCGATACTGGGTCAGGCTTCTTGTGTTCGTGACGAAACTCATCATGGGGAGGTTTTTTAGTTTGTTGGTACGGCGGCAGACCCGACTGTTGATACCGATGACTCAATACTGCTTTCTTAGGTTGTAGTGCTTTCTTAAAAAAACTGGCCAAGTAGCGTAATGGCGATCTTTACGTACCCTGAAAAGTGATTGGCTTGACAGATATTTCCGACAACCCGCCGGGATCGCTTCCCGGGCCCTGTTTTCGCGCTTTTTTGAATTGTAATTGTCAAAGATTGTCATTTGTGGACAAAGATAGTCGGATATTGTCTTTTTTGTGATTATGCCCCCCCGACCGTCAGTGACAATCCTGACTACTCTGATCACCTTATCTATCCCTGGCCACATCCCGCCACCGGTTTATACGGGCGTTTGCTGATCCATGCGCCGGCAAAAAGACGATAATGAAGTCGTTATAACTAAAAGGAACGATGAATGTTTTGTTTTGACTGTTATGGCTATACGTTATGCGTTTTTACCGGACACTCACTGTCCGGTTACGGACATCGGGCACGTCCGTTTTCGTCTGTTAATAGCTGCTGGCGAGCTCAAACCCTCTTTTTGTAAACTGGTACCGGTTTTTTAGGAGTGCAACGAACCAATGAAGCGGCGACGAAGCTGCCTGTTTAATATGATCGCACTGGAAGCAGGGGAGTGTTTAGGCGAACAGCTGGATGCATTTCGATGCAACGAGATCCGCTTGCAGCGAACGGTGTATTTGCCCGACCAGCCCACCGATGCCATGCATTTCCACGAGCATGTTCACATCAGTCTGGTACTGAGCGGTGGAAACCTGGAACGAAAGAAATCCGTCCAATACGAGAGAGGACCGGGTTGCGTAACGTTTTACCACGCCGGTGAAGCTCATCAGACGATTCATAAGCGGTTTCCCGCTCAGCATCTTAACCTCGAGGTAGGAAACTCGTGGTTAAAGCGATATCAGCTGGACGAAGAGCACTTGTACAAAGGAATCCATGCCCACCCGGATGCCGCGTTGACGCTCATAAAACTGTACAACGAATGCAGAATAAATGACGGTTTTTCGGCGGCGTCCATGGATATGCTCGTTCAAAGTATGGTAGCTCTCAGGACAACCACGAGCGTCGGGCCTCCCTGGGTGAGGATTATTCACGAACTGTTGCAGGACCGATGGAGCGAGCCGGTTACTTTGCAAGACCTGGCCGGTGCGGCAGGGGTGCATCCTGTGACTGTTTCCAAATACTTTCCCCGGTATTTCAATTGTACACTGGGAGAATACGTTCGTAAACTGCGCGTGTCCAGGGCTCTTTCTTTGATAAAAGAGTCGACGCGGCCGTTGGCTGAAATAGCATACCAATGCGGATTCGCCGACCAAAGTCATATGAACCGGTGCGTTCGGGAGCTGACCGGATTCCTTCCCGGGCGGTTCCGGCAGTTATAAATCGGAAAAGCGCTAATTTCATTCTATTTTTTGCCGACCGGCACCGCTATCTTGCGTGCGGAAAAAATAGTAAACTTTGAAATGCGTAACGCACATTTTTCAATTACATTCATTAAGCCGCTGACGGCCCCGGGGCACCTGTTCCGATTCATTGGCCTGAAATTGATCCTGATTTGCCATCTGGCGGGTTTTTCTGATTTCTCCTGTCAGGCACAAACGGCAGCCGAGCGCATGAAACAGGTCGAAAACGGGTTAATGCCATGGATTCAATTCCAGGACAGTACCCCTAAAAGGTTTTCGATCCGCGAACGGATGGAAGCCTATCAGGTGCCGGCTGTTTCCATTGCGGTAATTAACAATGGGCAGGTGGAATGGGCACAGGCCTACGGACTGGCGGATGTGGCTGAAAACCGCAAAGCGACTACCAATACGATCTTCCAGGCGGCTTCCATCAGCAAATCGGTTAATGCGCTGGCTGTCATGAAACTGGTGGAGGAGGGGAAACTCTCGCTGGATACCGATATCCGGCATTACCTGAAAAGCTGGTCTTTCCCCGACAATGAATTTTCCCGGAACCAGCCTGTAACACTGGCCCATTTACTAAGCCATACGGCGGGTTTGAATGTCCACGGGTTCGATGGCTACGCTTACGGAGACTCTTTGCCTACTTTGAACCAGATATTGAACGGACAGCGCCCGGCGAACAGTCCGGCCGTGAAACCGGTCAACAAACCCGGTATCAAATATCAGTACTCCGGCGGCGGGACGGTAATTACACGAAAGATCCTGGAAGATAATATATCGGGCGATTATGCCGCTCTACTCGCCGAAAAAGTCCTTAAACCGCTGCAAATGAACCACAGCTCCTTTGCGCAACCGCTTTCGGGGCAGCAGGCATCGATGGCCGCAACCGGTTACCATGAGGGAGGCCAGGCCTACAAGGGCAAATACCACATCTACCCCGAACTGGCTCCGGATGGCTTGTGGACTACCCCCACGGACCTGGCCCGTTTTATCATAGCGGTCCAGCAATCGCTGAAAGGCGGGCCGGGCAACTTCCTGAAACCGGAAACGACGCGAAAAATGCTGACGCCGTATCTGGATTCCTCGAAAGTGGCGCTGGGGTTCTTTCTGTCGAACGGGGAAACGGAACCCTTCTTCGCCCACAATGGCAGTAATGCCGGTTTTAACTGCGATTATTTTGGTAGCCTTCATACCGGCAAAGGTGCGGTTGTCATGGTAAATTCCGATAGTTATGAAATTATCTACGAGATTATCAATGGCATTGCCAGCGTCTATAACTGGAAGGGTTTCTATAAACCCGTCGTTAAGAAGCTGGCCTCGATTCCGGAGGACGTATTGGAGCGGTATGCAGGCGAATATCGCTTTGATGAAAACTCGGGTGTCCTGATCAGGCGGGTCGGTCATCATCTGGAAATTAAAGGGAAAGCCGATCCGCACTGGGAAACGCTGTACCCGGTCAGCGGACATGAATTTCATCTCTTTTCCAACCGGCTCAGCTATCAGTTTGTGAGCGAAACCGGTAGCGATAAGCCGGAAACCCTGGTCCTGACGAACGGGCGACGTTCTAAAAAAGCGCGGAAGGTAGAGTAGACCGGGAACCCGCCCGCCCGGCAGCAACATCGGTTACGTGGTTTTCATGCGGCCGGCGATGCCTGGCGCTCCCGCAGGCGGTCCACCGCATAGGCGCCGCCACCTGTGAAAACCAGCGTGATCGCCA harbors:
- a CDS encoding response regulator, with translation MQQRNKNVVYLVDDDEDDRMLIRDALENISLGCTIFEFSDGEQLLSRLPAHLEADAPSVILLDINMPRVSGMEALVKLRSNPATSHIPVAIFSTSSDARTIAAAYTAGANAYLVKPVSMSDYQRIACAVTLTYLQADNCLPGEATYKWPQTKPKGVLVIEDNKDHWNLMRPAWSKMPQELKPAHADSASTAMAYLESAYHGAAPPVGLIVLDLYLPDRSQGLQLLSNIRQFYSQRKLALVPIIIFSISEDMEDVRASYRRLASAYIPKSTDLTRSAFRLKNVCMAWLAMIVMPKLA
- a CDS encoding helix-turn-helix domain-containing protein, which translates into the protein MQVRYLAPSQSLTHLVSGIFVIRHESTSDFTLPLFANGSPAIVFQTASAKTGAGNVGNLMLHGQTIRPDELSIRGGFTLIAWFLHPHALKPLLGTGASELTDGRIDIGYLGSAREAGLEERLLNAPDLGAQLRLMEEFLSLMSLPDKYEVQRATFAAAQLKNSRGQYSLTTLQDQLNMTERTMQRLFEHNVGMSPKMFRRVCQFDAAFQQLNRLQFGKFSDVAFEHGYADQSHFIRVFREFTGQTPGEYLARRQQYNPVS
- a CDS encoding LuxR C-terminal-related transcriptional regulator; this translates as MTTLIVTENLLFALGMRVILEENCPGAWVLETGTVKQATDLAMTNDINLLVLDITVNGGKDFSGIMKFRESNPGTFIIAWLGGDPRQVFPLLRIGVNGVFSNKAKLEEIRTGLKVCEPKTRFVSNDLQQILLAHLIPSYQENEMTARERLIADLLAENKSRFEIASIAGIKPNSVGFYKRKIYGKLGVKNVVELNVSLNKLAVARH
- a CDS encoding nuclear transport factor 2 family protein, producing the protein MTTYSSIFRYADEHNWEGLANAFTEDVDFDYHSLSGQAAQTIKSAQITANWAAFLPKFKFTMHYLCNHFVEVNGLHATAFCYGQAIHQQPNDEIWTVYGKYYFRLTEADGRWKVSAIRYEHKYAQGNLNLP
- a CDS encoding T9SS type A sorting domain-containing protein, which gives rise to MKRIFICCLLTMLCRHVALAQLYNAGTVTNDGGLISDWENQWFNASTGVFDGLNNGVFEHHGPSSQTFMNDGVYNASGGHIDKFMGPLGTTGAQEIGGSVRPYFFNLELINGAGQLIEITNSDGANVRSLATFSNGITTTIRTAHQLGALRFEDGASYTGGNTDSQHVDGYVSKIGDDAFVFPVGSGTDIRTLEISAPAAATDHYSVAWIAGDPTSTTDPSGTPAQHPIASFATGLQAVSPVGQWDWIAGNTITTEPVTPATGTGEGLNIKVSIPDMTGFAQAGELRLVGWNGSQWMNLSTGTAPYAGNSYASGNTENSILEGTMIAGITAIGIGRTPPLPVKLISFNGKKEGTTSILTWETTEETNSDYFEVQHSINGKKWHAIGTVAATGESSVLKGYRFSHASPVEGENLYRLRMVDRDGTFAYSVIRSLAFDDAVSLEPYPNPVSEKLFFKNYTQLKQVVLYNSSGRQVLAQKQLSGDGIDVRGLQPGLYVVSLTLRDGTVKTCKLGITK
- a CDS encoding HAMP domain-containing sensor histidine kinase, with product MQKIDSESLTHITEYLFNRREAILNNWRMACENDDKLSKVSSLTRQEFNNLMPVILDILEQRLLGLPPQEDLSYVAGGHGLHRWHKALALIETMRELNHLSEILYRELETYEELFADTDKSLLLYVHREITSVLQETFTASVQKYDELQRLHAAGRLTTLESALETMNELARERGNILRKSSHDLRGSVSIASSAATLLQLQELTDDDRQMYLEMLNRNLANVQSMLTELMDLSRLESGQEALQIGPVDVSQLLRELVEGAQGMAREHRIILKVDGPDSLTVQTDSTKLRRIAQNLLVNALSYSSLDSDKKGIVSVSWSLQGSYHWVLSIQDSGPGISGAVTKVLSEQLRPTVESTAVLGPDLAEPDQVLPVNIPEIPSGEELEAMSEAAPRGEGVGLQIVKHLCNMLHANLEVETQPGRGTLFRVRMPVSFPANK